From a single Collimonas pratensis genomic region:
- the acpA gene encoding acid phosphatase: MKRSMHWLPVAATVALSAGLSACGGGGGGSIGGDAGGVTSGQVTGSYYENAQVCFEDKVKKATCDAASPVVKTGADGSYALRGQGPVLATIDTSAIHHEALGDKGTAVAQKLVFRAPLGRSAYVSAISTELAAAMDANGGDFADASKKLAAKIGTAEANLLADINKLGGKDLAALKAEAAAINAAIAAVVAQGGNVDLGQALGGALAMNNIQNVVVIFAENRGFDNLYGLFPGANGIPGVNPTSTSAYVPQKDFDGSTLPVLPPTWGGMTLAGQSTVITQAQSANLPNKPFQIDDSKSPIFMSSAVITRDLVHRFYNNQMQINGGKNDKFTAYSDAGGLSMGYYDGSKMKLWNIAKQYTLADNFFMGTFGGSFLTHQYLICACAPTYPNADAATSPAKNSISAVNLDASGNLIGLAPGTGNPTSVLNGAPVYLKDSTITPKDASGMFYAVNTMQPPYQPSGNNAAAVASYADPSKATTLPTQSQTTIGDQLSAKGINWAWYAGAWNAAIADAPNASRGVIYGGKVQFQPHHQPFNYYSRFDPATATGAAERASHLKDFDASFLQDAAAGKLPAVAFYKPQGNLNQHAGYANVSDGDAHIADVIAKLQASPQWKNMLIVVTYDENGGFWDHVAPPKGDRWGPGTRLPTLLVSPYAKKGFVDHTQYDTASILRFITNRYSLPVLPGITARDKALVANGGKPMGDLTGALTPVPQE; the protein is encoded by the coding sequence ATGAAGCGATCCATGCATTGGCTGCCAGTGGCAGCCACAGTGGCGTTATCGGCAGGGTTGAGCGCATGCGGCGGTGGCGGCGGCGGTAGCATCGGCGGCGATGCCGGCGGCGTCACCAGCGGCCAGGTGACCGGCAGCTATTATGAGAATGCGCAAGTATGTTTTGAAGACAAGGTCAAGAAAGCCACCTGCGATGCAGCATCGCCGGTAGTCAAGACTGGCGCCGACGGTTCCTACGCCCTGCGCGGCCAGGGCCCGGTGCTGGCCACCATCGACACCAGCGCCATCCACCACGAAGCGCTGGGCGACAAAGGCACCGCCGTCGCGCAGAAACTGGTGTTCCGCGCACCGCTTGGCCGCAGCGCCTACGTCAGCGCGATTTCCACCGAACTGGCAGCGGCGATGGACGCCAACGGCGGCGATTTCGCCGATGCCAGCAAGAAGCTGGCGGCAAAAATCGGCACTGCCGAAGCGAACCTGCTGGCCGACATCAACAAGCTCGGCGGCAAGGATCTGGCAGCGCTGAAAGCAGAAGCGGCAGCCATCAATGCGGCCATCGCTGCTGTCGTGGCGCAGGGCGGCAACGTTGACCTGGGTCAGGCGTTGGGGGGCGCGCTGGCCATGAACAACATCCAGAACGTGGTGGTGATCTTTGCCGAAAACCGCGGCTTTGACAATCTGTACGGCCTGTTCCCGGGCGCTAACGGCATCCCGGGCGTCAATCCGACCTCGACTTCGGCCTACGTGCCGCAAAAAGATTTCGACGGCAGCACCCTGCCGGTGCTGCCGCCGACCTGGGGCGGCATGACCCTGGCCGGCCAGAGCACGGTGATCACCCAGGCGCAGTCGGCCAACCTGCCAAACAAGCCATTCCAGATCGATGACAGCAAGAGCCCGATCTTCATGTCTTCGGCGGTGATCACGCGCGACCTGGTGCATCGTTTCTACAACAACCAGATGCAGATCAACGGCGGCAAGAACGACAAGTTCACCGCTTATTCCGACGCCGGCGGCCTCAGCATGGGCTACTACGACGGCAGCAAGATGAAGCTGTGGAACATCGCCAAGCAGTACACGCTGGCCGACAACTTCTTCATGGGCACTTTCGGCGGTTCTTTCCTGACCCACCAGTACCTGATCTGCGCCTGCGCGCCGACCTATCCGAATGCGGATGCCGCCACCTCGCCGGCCAAGAACAGCATTTCGGCGGTCAACCTGGATGCCAGCGGCAACCTGATCGGCCTGGCGCCAGGCACAGGCAATCCGACCTCGGTATTGAATGGTGCGCCGGTCTATCTGAAAGACAGCACGATCACGCCGAAAGACGCCTCTGGCATGTTCTACGCGGTCAACACCATGCAGCCGCCCTACCAGCCTAGCGGCAATAACGCTGCTGCCGTCGCCAGCTATGCTGATCCGAGCAAGGCCACTACTTTGCCGACGCAATCGCAGACCACGATCGGTGATCAGCTCAGCGCCAAGGGCATCAATTGGGCCTGGTATGCGGGCGCCTGGAATGCGGCCATCGCCGATGCGCCGAATGCCAGCCGCGGCGTGATCTATGGCGGCAAGGTGCAGTTCCAGCCGCATCACCAGCCGTTCAACTACTACAGCCGTTTCGATCCGGCCACGGCCACCGGCGCTGCCGAACGCGCCAGCCACCTGAAGGATTTCGACGCTTCCTTCCTGCAGGATGCGGCAGCGGGCAAACTGCCGGCAGTGGCGTTCTACAAGCCGCAGGGTAACCTCAATCAGCACGCCGGCTACGCCAACGTCAGCGATGGCGACGCTCACATCGCCGATGTGATCGCCAAGCTGCAAGCCAGCCCGCAATGGAAGAACATGCTGATTGTCGTGACTTACGATGAAAACGGCGGCTTCTGGGATCACGTCGCGCCGCCTAAGGGCGACCGCTGGGGTCCGGGTACACGCCTGCCGACACTGCTGGTGTCGCC